The genome window GAGTAAGCATCTTGATTCTCGCTTAAATCAGTCGATCATTATTGAGAATAAGGGTGGGGCAGGGAGCACAATCGGTACTGAAGTAGTTGTACGTTCCGAACCTGACGGCTATACCCTGCTAGCGAATACTGACACTATTGTTTTAGCGCCATTACTTTTTTCAAAGATTAATTTTGATATCCGTAAAGATTTGGTGCCAATCTCTTTTTATGCAAGTGCCCCTATTGTTTTAGTAGCAAATCCCAGTTTCCCAGCAAAGGATGTTAAGGAGCTTATCGCCTATGCAAAAAAGAACCCAGGGAAGGTTGCTTTAGCTACTTCTGGTCCGGGCAGTCCTCATGACTTGGCGGCAATGCTTTTTACTAATCGAGCCAATATAGAGGTCAATGAGATACCTTACAAAGGCAACGGACCTGCCCTAACCGATACAATTGCTGGTCATGTTGATATTGGAATGTTTACTTTATCTCAAGTTCAACCATATGCTCAAGCAGGTAAAGTCAAGATCTTGGCAGTCATCAGCCCTCAAAGAACAACATTGGCTCCAGATATTCCATCGCTTGCAGAAAGCGGTATAGCAAACATGGAGGTGAGTTCACGTTATCTGATAATGGTTCCAGCCAAAACTCCTAAGGCCATTATTAAAAAGTTAGAGGGATCCTTTTCTGATTTATTCACTGATAAACAGTATCGGTCGGAGATGGAGGGCTTAGGATTTGAAGTGAGATTTACCAGTCCTGAAGATACTGCCGCCATCTTACAAAAAGAATATGATAAATTTGCACCGATTCTTAAGGCTGCTAACTTTAAGCCGCAATAAATTTATAAATTAATAGAAAGGATTTTTATGTCTAGATTAGATATTAAAGGAGATGCTCGAAGAACGTTTGACGTTTGTAAATCTGGCGGAATTGCCATTTTCCCAGTAGATGTTGGTTACACCATGATCAGTGGCTCAAGAGAAGGCCTAAAGAAAATTTTTAATGCTAAGCAAAGGGGTGGGCATAAACGTAATGCTTTGATTTGCGATATGGAAACCCAACGTGAGCTTCAGGTGCTTGATAAGCGTGGCCAAGAAATGATTGAAGTAATTACGCAAGATTACAACTTGCCATTAGGTCCTATTGCAACCTATCGTACCGATCATCCTCTAATGAAGAAAATTGATCCGAATGCCCTTGCTGCAAGTACTGCTGGTGGAACACTGGCGATGCTAGTAAATGCCGGACCATTTCATGCTGAAATTACTAAGTTAAGTCGTGAAGAGGTGCATCCCTTATTTGGCTCATCTGCCAATTTAACGGGAACAGGCACAAAGTTCAGAGTCGAAGATATACAGCATGAGTTGACCAGTCTTGCAGATATCATTATTGATTATGGTCTTCGCAAATATCATATGTATAGACGCTCTGCTACTTTAATTAACTTTGAAACTATGCAAGTTGTGCGCATGGGCGTCTGCTATGAGCAGATATCCGATATTCTGAGAAGACATTACAAAATTGAGTTACCACCAGATCAATCGGTAGATTCAAACCCATCAGGCCATACTAACGAATTTGCCTTGCCAATTGTGAATAACTAATAGCATGACCAGCAAGAATCCCTCAGCACGATCATCTGGAGTCGACGGACCGGAGATGTCTGCCTTGCAGCTTAGCCGGCCTTATGGTTGGCGAGGCAAGATCGGTCTGATTACGCCGTCGAGCAACAACATCAACGAACCAGAGTTCTATCGGCTGGCTCCGCCTGGCGTCACGATCCACACGGCCCGCGTGTTGCTAACAGGGGAAATGAATGAAGCCTCGTTTCATCGAATGGCAGGTGAACTGGGGCGGGCTGCGAAAGAGCTCGCTACGGCCGAGGTCGACATCGTCCTTTACGGCTGCACAGCCGGTTCTGTGATCGTGCCGCTGTCGGAGCTCACTGCATCGATCGTCGAACAGACCTGCACGCCGGCACTAGTTACCGCCGGCGCGGTTGT of bacterium contains these proteins:
- a CDS encoding Sua5/YciO/YrdC/YwlC family protein, coding for MSRLDIKGDARRTFDVCKSGGIAIFPVDVGYTMISGSREGLKKIFNAKQRGGHKRNALICDMETQRELQVLDKRGQEMIEVITQDYNLPLGPIATYRTDHPLMKKIDPNALAASTAGGTLAMLVNAGPFHAEITKLSREEVHPLFGSSANLTGTGTKFRVEDIQHELTSLADIIIDYGLRKYHMYRRSATLINFETMQVVRMGVCYEQISDILRRHYKIELPPDQSVDSNPSGHTNEFALPIVNN
- a CDS encoding tripartite tricarboxylate transporter substrate binding protein; the protein is MIREFLTINSPFCIRLNVIPLLPAFKKAPYNLQGLRIYLRVYILEIDIQRDTAQMKSFFLLIKLVLKRSALTFVCIISFAHAQPYPNKPIKLVIPYAVGGGTDISTRVMSKHLDSRLNQSIIIENKGGAGSTIGTEVVVRSEPDGYTLLANTDTIVLAPLLFSKINFDIRKDLVPISFYASAPIVLVANPSFPAKDVKELIAYAKKNPGKVALATSGPGSPHDLAAMLFTNRANIEVNEIPYKGNGPALTDTIAGHVDIGMFTLSQVQPYAQAGKVKILAVISPQRTTLAPDIPSLAESGIANMEVSSRYLIMVPAKTPKAIIKKLEGSFSDLFTDKQYRSEMEGLGFEVRFTSPEDTAAILQKEYDKFAPILKAANFKPQ